In Zingiber officinale cultivar Zhangliang chromosome 3B, Zo_v1.1, whole genome shotgun sequence, a single window of DNA contains:
- the LOC122056216 gene encoding outer envelope pore protein 24, chloroplastic-like isoform X2: MMADSLRPPPSPSSSNSISIAASSRPDKGQKDERAKMKTTVKGKYEVNNSAAAAAAATTISFHAGDGRLKASATEATFANGSSLDGLVLSFEKPGAFILDYTVKDKDVRFQFMNSFKVVEKTVNLTYTHARAANRTTIDGSLVFDPANKVSVNYAFGSGNCKVKYWYAHGELKRTVLEPCYDVSKNAWDFAMIKKFEGGDSLKATYHTTTKNLGLEWNRDSQEKGCFKILASMNLADKQMTPKLMMESTWHYEI, translated from the exons ATGATGGCTGATTCTTTGCGTCCGCCGCCGTCTCCCTCTTCCTCCAACTCCATCTCGATCGCTGCTTCTTCCCGTCCAGATAAGGGGCAGAAGGACGAGAGGGCGAAGATGAAGACCACAGTGAAGGGTAAGTACGAGGTCAACAacagcgccgccgccgccgccgccgccaccaccATCTCCTTCCACGCCGGCGACGGCCGTCTAAAGGCCTCAGCGACCGAAGCCACCTTCGCCAACGGTTCATCCCTCGATGGCCTCGTTCTCTCCTTCGAAAAACCCGGCGCCTTTATCCTCGACTACACCGTCAAAGACAAG GATGTGAGGTTTCAGTTCATGAACTCGTTCAAGGTGGTGGAAAAAACTGTTAATTTAACCTACACGCACGCAAGAGCGGCGAACCGAACAACGATTGACGGGTCCTTGGTGTTCGATCCGGCTAACAAGGTTTCGGTGAATTATGCGTTCGGTTCGGGAAACTGCAAGGTAAAGTACTGGTATGCGCACGGGGAACTTAAGAGGACGGTGCTGGAGCCTTGCTATGATGTGTCGAAGAACGCCTGGGATTTTGCCATGATAAAGAAGTTCGAGGGTGGTGATTCCTTGAAAGCGACTTACCATACAACAACTAAGAATCTCGGATTGGAGTGGAACAGGGATTCCCAGGAGAAAGGCTGCTTCAAG ATATTAGCATCGATGAATTTGGCAGACAAGCAGATGACTCCCAAACTGATGATGGAGAGTACCTGGCATTATGAAATATGA
- the LOC122056215 gene encoding coatomer subunit epsilon-1-like encodes MAASPDLLFGLRNSFYLGAYQAAISSSDIPNLTANDALERDVIVQRSYIGIGSYKLVINEIDSSAPTALQAVKLLALYLSGSKEAAISSIQEWLSDAALGNNPVLRLIAGIIYMHEQDYNEALKHTNAGGTMELYALNVQIFIKMHRSDYAEKQLKMMQQIDEDHTLTQLANAWLDLAVGGSKIQEAYLIFQDFSEKYQMTGMVLNGKAVCCIHMGHFDEAESLLLEALNKDAKDAETLANLVVCSLHLGKPSTRFLNQLKLLHPDHMLVKRLATAEDNFDRAVQSIA; translated from the exons ATGGCGGCCTCTCCCGACCTTCTGTTTGGCCTCCGCAACAGCTTCTACTTGGGCGCCTACCAGGCCGCCATCAGCAGCAGCGACATACCAAACCTCACCGCCAACGACGCCCTCGAGCGCGATGTCATCGTCCAACGCTCCTACATCGGCATCGGATCCTACAAG CTTGTCATAAATGAGATCGATTCGTCGGCACCTACTGCTCTCCAAGCCGTCAAATTACTCGCCCTTTACCTCTCCGGAAGCAAG GAAGCTGCTATTTCGAGCATCCAAGAGTGGTTAAGTGATGCTGCACTAGGAAACAATCCTGTCCTTCGTTTGATTGCCGGGATCATATACATGCATGAACAAGACTACAATGAGGCACTGAAACATACCAATGCTGGTGGAACCATGGAACT CTACGCACTGAATGTTCAAATATTCATTAAGATGCATAGGTCAGACTATGCAGAGAAACAACTTAAAATGATGCAACAAATTGATGAGGATCATACGTTGACCCAACTTGCAAATGCGTGGTTAGATTTGGCAGTG GGTGGTTCTAAGATACAGGAAGCTTATCTGATTTTTCAAGACTTCTCTGAGAAATACCAGATGACTGGAATGGTTTTAAATGGTAAGGCTGTTTGTTGTATTCACATGGGTCACTTTGACGAAGCTGAGTCCTTACTGCTTGAAGCACTAAACAAG GATGCAAAGGATGCAGAGACTTTGGCCAACCTTGTTGTATGCAGTCTTCACCTAGGCAAGCCTTCCACAAGATTTCTCAA CCAGTTGAAGCTGTTACATCCGGACCATATGCTTGTTAAACGCCTTGCAACAGCTGAAGATAACTTTGATAGAGCTGTTCAATCCATCGCATGA
- the LOC122056216 gene encoding outer envelope pore protein 24, chloroplastic-like isoform X1, whose amino-acid sequence MMADSLRPPPSPSSSNSISIAASSRPDKGQKDERAKMKTTVKGKYEVNNSAAAAAAATTISFHAGDGRLKASATEATFANGSSLDGLVLSFEKPGAFILDYTVKDKDVRFQFMNSFKVVEKTVNLTYTHARAANRTTIDGSLVFDPANKVSVNYAFGSGNCKVKYWYAHGELKRTVLEPCYDVSKNAWDFAMIKKFEGGDSLKATYHTTTKNLGLEWNRDSQEKGCFKRLQILASMNLADKQMTPKLMMESTWHYEI is encoded by the exons ATGATGGCTGATTCTTTGCGTCCGCCGCCGTCTCCCTCTTCCTCCAACTCCATCTCGATCGCTGCTTCTTCCCGTCCAGATAAGGGGCAGAAGGACGAGAGGGCGAAGATGAAGACCACAGTGAAGGGTAAGTACGAGGTCAACAacagcgccgccgccgccgccgccgccaccaccATCTCCTTCCACGCCGGCGACGGCCGTCTAAAGGCCTCAGCGACCGAAGCCACCTTCGCCAACGGTTCATCCCTCGATGGCCTCGTTCTCTCCTTCGAAAAACCCGGCGCCTTTATCCTCGACTACACCGTCAAAGACAAG GATGTGAGGTTTCAGTTCATGAACTCGTTCAAGGTGGTGGAAAAAACTGTTAATTTAACCTACACGCACGCAAGAGCGGCGAACCGAACAACGATTGACGGGTCCTTGGTGTTCGATCCGGCTAACAAGGTTTCGGTGAATTATGCGTTCGGTTCGGGAAACTGCAAGGTAAAGTACTGGTATGCGCACGGGGAACTTAAGAGGACGGTGCTGGAGCCTTGCTATGATGTGTCGAAGAACGCCTGGGATTTTGCCATGATAAAGAAGTTCGAGGGTGGTGATTCCTTGAAAGCGACTTACCATACAACAACTAAGAATCTCGGATTGGAGTGGAACAGGGATTCCCAGGAGAAAGGCTGCTTCAAG CGTCTGCAGATATTAGCATCGATGAATTTGGCAGACAAGCAGATGACTCCCAAACTGATGATGGAGAGTACCTGGCATTATGAAATATGA